The Bacteriovorax sp. PP10 nucleotide sequence CATCCGAGGTTGGAAACTCGACCATATAATAAGAGCATGAAAACAAAAACTTATAAAGCGGCCTTAACTTTAACTCTACTAACGGCATGTATGTCGGTATCTGCTAAAGATAAGGACAACGATTATGCATACTATATAATGAGTCCTAAAAATTGGCATAATGGTAACAGCGGTGGCGAAGATAAATGGCTGCGTTTATCTGGGAAGTCTGGTGAGACAAAAAGTGTAAGTTTTCATGGTGCTCTTCAAGTTCCAGATTCAGTAAAAGTAAACGCTGGCCTATTAAGAGAAGGGCCTTCTCAAGTTTATTTAATTTTTGATAGCGTTCAATGTAAGTACGAAACAAAAGTTAATAGAAGATTCTTCAATTTCACTTACCCATTAGTTTCTTGTAATGATGGATCACGCGCCAAAGATCAAATCAATGTAGATTCAAAAGTTTCAATCTATTTAAAAGAGACAAAAGGATTTCCTGCAACTGCGTACGTTTCAGTAAAAATTTTAGAAACATATGTAAAAGGAATTTCACTTCCTCAACTTGAAGCTGATAAAGGACAGATCCTTCGCTTTGATGGTGAGTTGTGGACGCCAACAGATTACATTCCAGACGGACAAGCATCGGGGGATGTTTTAATGTGGGATGGAACTGGTTGGATGGCCTCAAAACTTACTCAGTCTGGTGGAGCAACTGGTCCACAAGGTGAAAAAGGTGAGAAGGGAGATACTGGTGAACAAGGTCTGCCAGGTTTAGCTGGAGCGAAAGGTGCAACAGGGGCGACTGGAGCAATGGGTGCAACCGGAGCTGTTGGTGCTGCTGGAGCAAAAGGAGATAAGGGAGATAAAGGTGACACAGGAGCGACAGGCGCAACTGGGGCCACTGGTGCAAAAGGTACGACTGGAGCAACGGGTGCAACCGGAGCTGTTGGTGCTACTGGAGCAACAGGTGCAACTGGGGCCGTTGGAGCGACAGGTGCCACTGGAGCTACTGGTGCAAAAGGGGCGACGGGAGCAACAGGTGCAACCGGAGCTGTTGGAGCAACTGGACCTCAAGGTCCACAAGGATTAGCAGGTGCAACGGGAGCAGCTGGTCCTGCAGGAGCAATCGGGCCAATGGGACCCGCTGGAGCAAATGGAGCAGCAGGTGCTGCTGGATTAAAAGGTGATAAAGGAGACGATGGTGCAGCTGGACCACAAGGACCGCAAGGTCCAGTAGGATTAACAGGAGCACACGGACCTCAAGGTTTAGCTGGAGCACAAGGTGAAAGAGGTGCAACAGGTTTAACAGGAGCTGCTGGTGCAAAAGGTGATAAGGGTGATGCCGGAGATGCAGGCGTAGTAAGTTTAACTGCAGGAAATGGAATCGTTGGTGGAACAATCCAAGGTAACGGTGGAGTGATTGCGGTTAATACTGGTGTTGGTGTTGGACAAATTCCAGTGATCGGTGCCAATGGAAGATTGCCTGCTTCGATTATTGAATCACAAAAAATAGTTTATATAAAAGATGTAAAACCAAGTGGTGTGCATGGTGGATCATGTGACCCTACAAAAGGTTGGGAGCAGATTCGTGACTTGAATACAATGAGTGGAGATGCAACTTTTGTATCACTATCACAAAATCAAATTACACTAACTCCTGGTACATATGATGTTGAAGTAAATGCTCCTGCATATCTGGATGGAATGCATAAGGCAGTTTTAGTTAATTCAGCAACAGGAGAGATGGTTTTAATTGGATCGAATGCCAGAAGTCATAACGTGTCTGGTGGAATGGAGCCTTCTCGTATTATGGGAATCGTGACAATTACTGAGCCTACAACATTTGTTATTAAGCACCGTTGTGCAACGGCCATGGCGACAGTTGGGTTTGGAGCTGCGATTTCTTTTGGAGTAGATGAAGTTTATACTCAAGTAAAAATTGTTAAAGCAAAATAGTTTTAAGAGTTCGGCCGA carries:
- a CDS encoding collagen-like protein, with amino-acid sequence MKTKTYKAALTLTLLTACMSVSAKDKDNDYAYYIMSPKNWHNGNSGGEDKWLRLSGKSGETKSVSFHGALQVPDSVKVNAGLLREGPSQVYLIFDSVQCKYETKVNRRFFNFTYPLVSCNDGSRAKDQINVDSKVSIYLKETKGFPATAYVSVKILETYVKGISLPQLEADKGQILRFDGELWTPTDYIPDGQASGDVLMWDGTGWMASKLTQSGGATGPQGEKGEKGDTGEQGLPGLAGAKGATGATGAMGATGAVGAAGAKGDKGDKGDTGATGATGATGAKGTTGATGATGAVGATGATGATGAVGATGATGATGAKGATGATGATGAVGATGPQGPQGLAGATGAAGPAGAIGPMGPAGANGAAGAAGLKGDKGDDGAAGPQGPQGPVGLTGAHGPQGLAGAQGERGATGLTGAAGAKGDKGDAGDAGVVSLTAGNGIVGGTIQGNGGVIAVNTGVGVGQIPVIGANGRLPASIIESQKIVYIKDVKPSGVHGGSCDPTKGWEQIRDLNTMSGDATFVSLSQNQITLTPGTYDVEVNAPAYLDGMHKAVLVNSATGEMVLIGSNARSHNVSGGMEPSRIMGIVTITEPTTFVIKHRCATAMATVGFGAAISFGVDEVYTQVKIVKAK